A genome region from Thermoanaerobacterium xylanolyticum LX-11 includes the following:
- a CDS encoding IS4 family transposase, producing the protein MNSITQNYQIDNKVSTSIKSFFKKYRISAALRLSNAYKSKGIPVISIFEYLFCMIFTNRSMYMNMLMGTNQVGFKKDTVYRFLNSIHINWIRFTTWLSAQIINETITGLTSDKRVNVLIVDDSLFERSSSKKVELLAKVYDHAKKTYKYGFRLLTLGWSDGNTFIPVNGCLLSTENQKNRINEAIPVDKRSAGYLRRNLSQTKATAVALELIKTAKKAMIPASYVLFDTWFCSPSSLIAIKEIGYDVIAMAKKTSKMHYLYNGIMQPLTEIYKQNRKRRGRSRYLLSVEVSIEKDGKSIPARIVFVRNRNNRKDYLALITTDMNLNEDEIIRIYGKRWDIEVFFKVCKSYLKLSKECNSLSYDAMTAHTAIVFTRYMMLALENRRSSDLRTMGEIFYYIQDEMSDITLIQAFHLLMQVFIDTITDKLSLSSEQLDQLLDAFMAAIPKELKERLPKCA; encoded by the coding sequence ATGAATAGTATAACACAAAATTACCAAATTGATAATAAGGTTTCTACTTCGATTAAAAGTTTCTTCAAAAAATATAGAATTTCGGCTGCTTTAAGGTTATCGAATGCTTACAAAAGCAAGGGTATTCCCGTTATTTCTATTTTCGAGTACTTATTCTGTATGATCTTTACCAATAGATCTATGTATATGAATATGCTAATGGGTACAAATCAGGTTGGTTTTAAGAAAGACACGGTTTACAGATTCTTAAACTCTATTCATATTAATTGGATTCGGTTTACCACTTGGCTTAGTGCACAGATTATAAATGAGACAATTACTGGGTTAACAAGTGACAAACGCGTAAATGTTCTTATTGTTGATGACTCTTTATTCGAACGCTCTAGCTCTAAAAAAGTAGAACTACTAGCAAAAGTATATGACCATGCTAAGAAAACATACAAATATGGCTTTCGCCTACTTACACTCGGATGGTCAGATGGAAATACTTTTATCCCAGTCAATGGATGTCTTTTATCTACTGAGAATCAAAAGAATCGTATCAATGAAGCTATACCTGTGGACAAGCGTTCCGCCGGGTATTTAAGAAGGAATCTATCCCAAACTAAAGCAACAGCCGTAGCTCTGGAATTAATAAAGACCGCTAAAAAAGCAATGATTCCAGCATCTTATGTATTGTTTGACACTTGGTTCTGTTCTCCCTCTTCTTTGATTGCTATTAAAGAAATAGGCTATGATGTTATTGCAATGGCAAAGAAAACATCAAAGATGCATTACCTATATAATGGAATAATGCAGCCGTTAACAGAAATATACAAGCAGAACAGAAAAAGAAGAGGCAGGTCTAGATACCTGTTATCCGTGGAAGTTTCCATTGAAAAAGACGGAAAATCTATTCCTGCTCGAATTGTATTTGTCAGAAACAGGAATAATCGAAAAGACTATCTGGCACTTATTACCACGGATATGAACCTTAACGAGGACGAAATCATTCGTATATACGGGAAGCGCTGGGATATAGAAGTCTTTTTCAAAGTGTGTAAATCATACTTGAAGCTCAGCAAGGAATGCAATTCATTATCTTACGATGCGATGACAGCACATACAGCAATCGTATTTACCAGATACATGATGCTTGCACTAGAGAACCGTCGATCATCAGATTTACGAACAATGGGAGAGATATTTTACTACATACAGGATGAAATGTCCGATATTACGCTGATTCAGGCTTTTCATCTACTTATGCAAGTATTCATAGATACAATAACAGATAAACTATCGTTATCTTCAGAACAGCTGGACCAATTACTTGATGCTTTTATGGCTGCGATTCCCAAAGAACTTAAGGAAAGACTTCCGAAGTGTGCATAA
- a CDS encoding response regulator, with protein MENSLNINALNLLRLLSENGITSKIPIFIIDDKSSLKIEYLKLGAFDCIEKPFNVDELVLKIKNMINIADNCSDKKLQGEKKNNILFVDDEKIILSILTSRYKSKGYNVYSTDDGVKALEIINNNKIDLVVTDYYMKTMNGDELTKSIKKSHKEIKIILLTSQDSEDFVKKAFEIGADDYVSKPFSPMELDSRIKKLLSE; from the coding sequence TTGGAAAATTCATTAAACATCAATGCATTAAATTTATTAAGGCTTTTATCTGAAAATGGAATAACAAGTAAAATTCCTATTTTTATAATTGATGATAAAAGTAGTTTGAAAATAGAATATTTAAAATTGGGTGCGTTTGATTGTATAGAAAAGCCATTTAATGTGGATGAGTTAGTATTGAAAATAAAAAATATGATAAACATAGCCGACAATTGCAGCGATAAAAAGCTTCAAGGTGAAAAAAAGAATAATATTTTATTTGTAGATGATGAAAAGATAATTTTGTCAATATTGACGTCGCGGTATAAGAGCAAAGGATATAATGTTTATTCAACTGATGATGGCGTTAAAGCGCTTGAAATCATAAATAATAACAAAATTGATTTAGTTGTTACTGACTATTATATGAAAACTATGAATGGAGATGAATTGACAAAATCTATAAAGAAAAGTCACAAAGAAATAAAAATAATACTGTTGACATCTCAAGATAGTGAAGATTTTGTGAAAAAAGCTTTCGAAATTGGAGCTGATGACTATGTATCAAAACCTTTTTCACCTATGGAGCTAGACAGCAGAATAAAAAAATTATTGTCAGAATAG
- a CDS encoding 4Fe-4S binding protein, giving the protein MVDKRDKYIFLLKAILWTYIIMCIIIAGLNYGYASKAPKNVADAINWVWQFYENWIKTIFIIAGSFLTINIIGKSKRTKMRKANLIGLIIAALIVHIIMPLFFHNGDVYFFAMPLPWTTVPLQLLYHNSSFYKSYFPIWGVAGISSVLIFYVLVSIIVFIGTFLYGRRWQCSTICLFNGFASEVFDPVFPLLGKKKHLNQKGIKIFALLRWLFFAISLFLTIWWILFLSGVFLGGNYDAISKIESYKYLAGELLMAMFFWIALTGRGYCYYCPLGTVLGLISKIAGQKITTNNSKCIQCGQCNESCPMSIDIKSAAYYGKDVTDIRCVGCGHCVDACPTKTLSYTTKVLSILKKRDKKSSIMQI; this is encoded by the coding sequence ATGGTAGACAAAAGGGATAAGTACATTTTTTTACTAAAAGCGATTTTGTGGACTTATATTATAATGTGCATAATCATAGCCGGATTAAATTATGGATATGCAAGTAAAGCCCCTAAAAATGTAGCTGATGCTATAAATTGGGTTTGGCAATTTTATGAGAACTGGATTAAGACCATATTTATTATTGCAGGTAGTTTTCTTACTATAAACATAATAGGCAAGTCGAAAAGGACAAAAATGAGAAAAGCGAACCTTATTGGTTTAATCATTGCAGCACTTATTGTACATATTATAATGCCACTGTTTTTTCACAATGGTGATGTATATTTCTTTGCTATGCCTCTTCCATGGACGACAGTGCCATTGCAGCTTTTATACCATAATTCTTCGTTTTATAAAAGTTATTTTCCTATATGGGGTGTTGCAGGCATTTCAAGTGTATTAATATTTTACGTATTGGTTAGCATAATCGTTTTTATAGGAACTTTTTTATACGGTAGAAGATGGCAATGCTCTACAATCTGTCTTTTTAATGGATTTGCTTCAGAAGTTTTTGATCCTGTCTTTCCTCTTTTGGGAAAGAAAAAGCATCTAAATCAAAAGGGAATAAAAATATTTGCATTATTAAGATGGTTATTCTTTGCTATATCGCTATTTTTAACTATTTGGTGGATATTATTCTTATCTGGAGTGTTTTTAGGTGGCAATTATGATGCGATAAGTAAGATAGAATCGTATAAGTATCTTGCTGGCGAACTTCTTATGGCTATGTTTTTTTGGATTGCATTAACAGGCAGAGGATATTGCTATTATTGCCCATTGGGAACAGTTTTGGGATTGATAAGTAAAATTGCTGGGCAAAAAATCACTACAAATAATTCAAAATGTATTCAATGTGGACAATGCAATGAATCATGTCCTATGAGTATAGACATAAAAAGTGCAGCATATTACGGTAAAGATGTTACTGATATAAGGTGTGTAGGGTGCGGACATTGTGTTGATGCATGTCCTACAAAAACATTATCTTATACAACGAAAGTTTTAAGTATCTTAAAAAAGAGAGATAAGAAATCATCAATCATGCAAATTTGA
- a CDS encoding HEAT repeat domain-containing protein — MESIAIISIAVFSGIILALYAYLIFEKIYVLINNMLKQRYMNEISKFLDELVYLLDEKYVGETDIEKLRVLMRNKIKRNLVEERMAYYFENFKGIVAERLTALCEKIGLIDYEISNLNKRNIFKVSLVCRYLGDYRSKKAVKPLLNLVTTHSTDLLYNVLLALAKIGDEKSFVEAFKSLSNTILLSERSIIEIVDNFEGDKLYVYRSLMYLDDDFIASIFIKSAGNYKDTSLADDIAKFLKSKNKEKRIAALKALGSMGDNRFTYKIIELLKDEEWEVRAVAAKVLGQIQDERSLAPLVEALSDKQWYVRYNAAHSLININGGLEAIKTVFQKDDNFAKDIVVSVLETDYGYDKLLQYESVFYTGPKLSDLITEYVKSKMEVMA, encoded by the coding sequence ATGGAATCAATAGCCATAATTTCAATAGCTGTATTTTCGGGTATTATACTTGCTTTATATGCGTATTTAATATTTGAAAAGATATATGTATTGATAAATAATATGCTTAAGCAAAGGTATATGAATGAGATCTCTAAATTTCTTGATGAATTAGTATATCTTCTTGATGAGAAGTATGTTGGTGAAACTGATATAGAGAAATTAAGAGTTCTAATGAGAAATAAAATCAAGAGAAACTTAGTAGAAGAGAGAATGGCATACTATTTTGAAAATTTTAAGGGTATTGTTGCTGAAAGATTGACAGCATTATGCGAAAAGATTGGGCTTATAGATTATGAGATAAGCAATCTAAATAAAAGAAATATATTCAAAGTTTCTTTGGTATGTAGATATTTAGGTGATTATAGGAGTAAAAAGGCTGTGAAGCCATTATTAAATTTAGTTACCACACATTCTACTGATCTATTATATAATGTTCTTTTGGCACTTGCTAAAATAGGCGATGAAAAATCTTTTGTAGAAGCGTTTAAAAGTCTTTCAAATACAATTTTATTAAGTGAGAGAAGTATTATAGAAATTGTTGATAATTTTGAGGGCGATAAACTATATGTCTATAGATCTTTAATGTATCTTGATGATGATTTCATTGCTTCTATTTTTATAAAATCAGCTGGAAATTACAAGGATACTTCTTTAGCAGACGATATAGCTAAATTTCTAAAAAGCAAAAACAAAGAAAAGAGAATAGCGGCTCTTAAGGCTTTGGGTAGTATGGGTGATAATAGGTTTACTTATAAAATCATAGAGCTTTTAAAAGATGAAGAGTGGGAAGTAAGAGCAGTCGCAGCTAAAGTATTGGGTCAAATACAGGATGAGAGGTCACTTGCACCTCTTGTAGAAGCATTGTCTGATAAACAATGGTACGTAAGGTATAATGCTGCACATTCATTGATAAATATAAATGGCGGTTTAGAGGCCATCAAAACGGTATTTCAAAAAGATGATAATTTTGCAAAGGATATAGTCGTTTCTGTTTTGGAAACAGATTATGGATACGATAAGCTTCTGCAATATGAATCGGTATTTTACACAGGTCCTAAACTTTCTGACTTAATTACAGAATATGTTAAAAGCAAGATGGAGGTGATGGCTTGA
- a CDS encoding acetamidase/formamidase family protein has translation MHELTNEKCIFGFSKHNDPVLNVNDGEEVKIETLDCFSCQIKTNDDKLETMDWDKVNPATGPIYINGAKENDVLEVIIKKIDIENKGVVATGKDLGVLGDKMNDLYSKVVEINDGKVIFNEKLSFPVKPMIGVIGVAPKEGEINCGTPGPHGGNMDTTLIGEGSKLYLPVFVDGALFALGDLHAVMGDGEIGVSGVEVSGTVTVEFRVLKNLKLNNPLVKTNEVTATIASNESISKAIETAVKDMAELFQKNTDLSIEEISTLFSISGNVQISQVVDPLKTARFSMPNWVLETYGIEF, from the coding sequence ATGCATGAATTGACAAATGAGAAGTGCATTTTTGGTTTTTCAAAGCACAACGATCCTGTACTTAATGTAAACGATGGAGAGGAGGTGAAGATAGAAACTTTAGATTGTTTTTCATGCCAAATCAAAACAAATGATGACAAGTTAGAAACAATGGATTGGGATAAAGTAAATCCCGCAACAGGTCCAATCTACATCAATGGTGCGAAAGAAAATGACGTATTAGAAGTGATAATCAAAAAAATCGACATTGAAAATAAAGGTGTCGTTGCGACAGGAAAGGATTTAGGAGTTTTAGGCGATAAGATGAATGATTTATATTCAAAAGTAGTTGAAATAAATGATGGCAAAGTCATCTTCAACGAAAAGCTCTCATTTCCTGTAAAGCCAATGATAGGGGTAATTGGAGTTGCACCAAAGGAAGGCGAAATAAACTGCGGCACACCTGGTCCTCATGGAGGGAACATGGATACAACACTTATAGGAGAGGGCTCTAAGCTTTATTTGCCTGTTTTTGTCGACGGTGCACTTTTCGCATTAGGAGATTTGCATGCTGTAATGGGAGATGGAGAGATAGGCGTATCAGGTGTAGAAGTAAGCGGCACCGTTACAGTTGAGTTTAGAGTATTAAAAAACTTAAAGCTCAATAATCCACTTGTAAAGACAAATGAAGTAACAGCTACAATCGCATCGAACGAATCAATATCAAAAGCCATAGAAACAGCAGTAAAAGACATGGCAGAACTTTTTCAAAAAAATACTGACCTATCAATAGAAGAAATATCAACTCTTTTCAGTATATCTGGCAATGTCCAAATATCTCAAGTTGTTGATCCACTGAAGACAGCACGATTCTCAATGCCAAACTGGGTTTTGGAGACGTATGGGATAGAATTTTAA